A section of the Accipiter gentilis unplaced genomic scaffold, bAccGen1.1, whole genome shotgun sequence genome encodes:
- the LOC126037479 gene encoding histone H3.3A: MARTKQTARKSTGGKAPRKQLATKAARKSAPSTGGVKKPHRYRPGTVALREIRRYQKSTELLIRKLPFQRLVREIAQDFKTDLRFQSAAIGALQEASEAYLVGLFEDTNLCAIHAKRVTIMPKDIQLARRIRGERA; the protein is encoded by the exons ATGGCCCGTACCAAGCAGACAGCTCGGAAATCCACTGGTGGGAAGGCGCCACGGAAGCAGTTGGCCACCAAAGCTGCCAGGAAGAGCGCACCTTCCACGGGGGGTGTGAAGAAGCCCCATCGCTACAG GCCCGGCACAGTGGCTTTACGGGAGATCCGGCGATACCAGAAATCCACGGAGCTGCTGATCCGCAAGCTGCCCTTCCAACGCCTGGTACGGGAGATCGCGCAGGACTTCAAGACCGACCTGCGTTTCCAGAGCGCTGCCATTGGGGCGCTGCAG GAGGCCAGTGAAGCGTACCTCGTGGGCCTCTTCGAGGACACCAACCTCTGCGCCATCCATGCCAAAAGGGTCACCATCATGCCCAAGGACATCCAGCTGGCGCGTCGCATCCGTGGCGAGCGGGCTTAG
- the LOC126037477 gene encoding gap junction delta-2 protein-like: MGEWTILERLLEAAVQQHSTMIGRILLTVVVIFRILIVAIVGETVYEDEQTMFMCNTLQPGCNQACYDKAFPISHIRYWVFQIILVCTPSLCFITYSVHQSAKQREQRYSFFYPLLERDGRETKKTKTINGVLAPSLEGGCKEEPDCLEAKELPSPPPRPPRSSKTKQQEGISRFYVIQVVFRNALEIGFLAGQYFLYGFNVPAIFECDRYPCVKEVECYVSRPTEKTVFLVFMFAVSSVCVLLNLAELNHLGWRKVKAAIRGVQARRKSLVEVHKKDLSPPVPAPALGRTQSSESAYV, translated from the exons ATGGGCGAATGGACCATCCTGGAGCGGCTGCTGGAGGCGGCGGTGCAGCAGCACTCCACCATGATCGGCAG GATCCTGCTGACAGTGGTGGTGATTTTCCGTATCCTGATCGTGGCCATCGTGGGAGAGACGGTGTACGAGGACGAGCAGACCATGTTCATGTGCAACACGCTGCAGCCGGGCTGCAACCAGGCATGCTATGACAAAGCCTTCCCCATCTCCCACATCCGCTACTGGGTCTTCCAGATCATCCTGgtctgcacccccagcctctgctttATCACCTACTCTGTCCATCAGTCGGCCAAGCAACGGGAACAGCGCTACTCCTTCTTCTACCCGCTCTTGGAACGGGATGGTCGCGAAACCAAGAAGACCAAGACAATCAAcggggtgctggcacccagccTGGAGGGGGGCTGTAAGGAAGAACCCGACTGCCTGGAGGCGAAGGAGCTACCCAGCCCGCCGCCGCGACCCCCCCGCAgctccaaaaccaaacaacaagaGGGCATCTCCCGTTTCTATGTCATCCAGGTGGTTTTCCGCAACGCCCTGGAGATTGGTTTCCTAGCCGGGCAGTATTTCCTCTACGGATTTAACGTGCCAGCCATCTTCGAGTGCGATCGTTACCCTTGCGTCAAAGAGGTGGAGTGTTACGTCTCGCGACCCACCGAGAAGACCGTCTTTTTGGTCTTCATGTTTGCAGTCAGCAGCGTTTGCGTCCTCCTCAACCTGGCCGAGCTCAACCACTTGGGTTGGCGCAAGGTCAAAGCCGCCATCCGGGGGGTGCAGGCGCGTCGCAAATCCTTGGTAGAAGTGCACAAGAAAGACCTTTCCCCCCCAGTCCCTGCGCCTGCACTTGGCCGGACGCAGTCCAGTGAGTCCGCCTATGTCTGA